In Thunnus thynnus chromosome 4, fThuThy2.1, whole genome shotgun sequence, a genomic segment contains:
- the cisha gene encoding cytokine-inducible SH2-containing protein codes for MILCVPGPRALLPAVPSTEAPRGMRAGTVPPTPCLQSTPPLWDPTKDLRAIASNFCYLENSGWYWGAITAAQAHAALQEASEGAFLVRDSSHPLYMLTLSVRTARGPTSIRIQYSGARFLLDSSSPARPNLSSFPNVPSLVQHYMGPQRKAEEGKVEEEAPSKPSLQTIQETSVVLKLKRAVYKPQGLPSLQHLTRLVINRHSDCPDQLPLPRPLLRFIQDYPFKV; via the exons ATGATTCTTTGTGTACCAGG TCCTAGAGCTCTTCTGCCCGCTGTTCCATCCACTGAAGCCCCACGGGGCATGCGGGCAGGGACTGTGCCTCCTACCCCTTGCCTTCAAAGCACCCCTCCGCTATGGGACCCTACAAAAGACCTGCGAGCGATTGCAAGCAACTTCTGCTATCTAGAAAATTCAG gatgGTACTGGGGAGCTATTACTGCAGCACAGGCCCATGCTGCTCTTCAAGAGGCATCTGAAGGAGCTTTTCTGGTACGGGACAGCAGCCACCCTCTGTACATGCTGACCCTCTCGGTCAGGACCGCACGTGGTCCCACAAGTATACGGATCCAGTACAGCGGTGCCCGGTTTTTGCTCGACTCCAGCTCCCCGGCCAGACCCAACCTGTCATCCTTCCCCAACGTGCCCAGCCTGGTGCAGCACTACATGGGACCACAGAGGAAAGCAGAGGAGGggaaggtggaggaggaggcccCTTCCAAACCCTCTCTGCAGACAATTCAGGAGACATCTGTGGTATTGAAACTGAAGCGGGCTGTGTACAAGCCCCAGGGCCTCCCCTCGTTACAGCATCTCACACGTCTCGTCATTAACAGGCACTCTGACTGTCCTGACCAGCTACCACTCCCGAGGCCTCTCCTGCGCTTCATACAGGACTATCCCTTCAAGGTATGA
- the hemk1 gene encoding MTRF1L release factor glutamine methyltransferase isoform X3 yields MWRRSLRAGYRCFGRRSVGPKGFWGSHAVRACSAPAFPAGRITALQAVDLWKRHFEEKGVTEPDHSSQYIIAHLLGAKTIEILEQKKLTEFLSQEKIEQMWKLCTRRLSRMPVQYVIEEWDFRDLTLKMRPPVFIPRPETEELVELVLSDLQMKQTDGDVQHTCLEVGCGSGAISLSLLYSLPQLTVIALDQSQDAVDLTRENALRFEDHTALDGGKDGLKVIKQILTLAPQILSNYGRVYLEVDPKHPPLIRQWVEVNVEELHYVEARHDITGRPRFCILQKKKSNKDHELDLD; encoded by the exons ATGTGGAGAAGATCGCTGCGCGCAGGCTACAGATGTTTTGGACGCAGGAGTGTTGGGCCAAAG GGATTTTGGGGCTCCCATGCAGTGCGTGCATGCAGCGCTCCAGCCTTCCCTGCAGGCAGGATCACAGCACTTCAGGCAGTGGACTTATGGAAGAGACACTTTGAGGAGAAAGGTGTCACTGAGCCCGACCACTCCAGCCAGTACATCATTGCTCATCTGCTCGGAGCTAAAACT ATAGAAATTCTTGAACAGAAGAAGTTAACAGAGTTTCTAAGCCAAGAAAAAATAGAGCAGATGTGGAAGCTCTGCACTAGACGCCTCTCCAG AATGCCTGTGCAGTATGTGATTGAGGAGTGGGACTTCAGAGATCTGACATTGAAGATGAGACCTCCTGTCTTCATACCACGACCTGAAACAGAG GAGTTGGTCGAACTTGTGCTGTCCGATCTGCAGATGAAGCAAACGGATGGAGACGTCCAGCATACATGCTTGGAAGTGGGATGTGGCTCTGGTGCCATTTCTCTCAGTCTGCTGTATAGTCTACCTCAG CTTACAGTCATTGCCTTGGATCAAAGCCAGGATGCGGTGGATTTAACAAGAGAGAATGCGTTAAG GTTTGAAGACCACACTGCTTTAGATGGAGGCAAAGATGGCTTGAAAGTGATCAAACAGATTTTGACGTTGGCTCCACAGATTCTATCAAATTATGG TCGTGTTTACTTGGAGGTGGACCCCAAACACCCCCCGCTCATTCGACAGTGGGTGGAGGTAAATGTGGAAGAGCTGCATTATGTGGAGGCACGACACGACATCACCGGCAG GCCACGATTCTGCATCCTTCAGAAAAAGAAGTCAAACAAGGACCACGAGCTGGATCTGGATTGA
- the hemk1 gene encoding MTRF1L release factor glutamine methyltransferase isoform X2, with amino-acid sequence MWRRSLRAGYRCFGRRSVGPKGFWGSHAVRACSAPAFPAGRITALQAVDLWKRHFEEKGVTEPDHSSQYIIAHLLGAKTIEILEQKKLTEFLSQEKIEQMWKLCTRRLSRMPVQYVIEEWDFRDLTLKMRPPVFIPRPETEELVELVLSDLQMKQTDGDVQHTCLEVGCGSGAISLSLLYSLPQLTVIALDQSQDAVDLTRENALRLGLQDRLQIHHTDVLKETVLSLCNPVSVLVSNPPYLFSEDMTSLEPEILWFEDHTALDGGKDGLKVIKQILTLAPQILSNYGRVYLEVDPKHPPLIRQWVEVNVEELHYVEARHDITGRPRFCILQKKKSNKDHELDLD; translated from the exons ATGTGGAGAAGATCGCTGCGCGCAGGCTACAGATGTTTTGGACGCAGGAGTGTTGGGCCAAAG GGATTTTGGGGCTCCCATGCAGTGCGTGCATGCAGCGCTCCAGCCTTCCCTGCAGGCAGGATCACAGCACTTCAGGCAGTGGACTTATGGAAGAGACACTTTGAGGAGAAAGGTGTCACTGAGCCCGACCACTCCAGCCAGTACATCATTGCTCATCTGCTCGGAGCTAAAACT ATAGAAATTCTTGAACAGAAGAAGTTAACAGAGTTTCTAAGCCAAGAAAAAATAGAGCAGATGTGGAAGCTCTGCACTAGACGCCTCTCCAG AATGCCTGTGCAGTATGTGATTGAGGAGTGGGACTTCAGAGATCTGACATTGAAGATGAGACCTCCTGTCTTCATACCACGACCTGAAACAGAG GAGTTGGTCGAACTTGTGCTGTCCGATCTGCAGATGAAGCAAACGGATGGAGACGTCCAGCATACATGCTTGGAAGTGGGATGTGGCTCTGGTGCCATTTCTCTCAGTCTGCTGTATAGTCTACCTCAG CTTACAGTCATTGCCTTGGATCAAAGCCAGGATGCGGTGGATTTAACAAGAGAGAATGCGTTAAG GTTGGGACTTCAGGACAGATTACAGATTCATCATACCGATGTCTTAAAAG AAACTGTGTTGAGCCTCTGCAACCCTGTTTCAGTTTTGGTCAGTAACCCTCCGTATCTGTTCTCAGAGGATATGACGTCACTGGAACCTGAAATTTTATG GTTTGAAGACCACACTGCTTTAGATGGAGGCAAAGATGGCTTGAAAGTGATCAAACAGATTTTGACGTTGGCTCCACAGATTCTATCAAATTATGG TCGTGTTTACTTGGAGGTGGACCCCAAACACCCCCCGCTCATTCGACAGTGGGTGGAGGTAAATGTGGAAGAGCTGCATTATGTGGAGGCACGACACGACATCACCGGCAG GCCACGATTCTGCATCCTTCAGAAAAAGAAGTCAAACAAGGACCACGAGCTGGATCTGGATTGA
- the hemk1 gene encoding MTRF1L release factor glutamine methyltransferase isoform X1: protein MWRRSLRAGYRCFGRRSVGPKGFWGSHAVRACSAPAFPAGRITALQAVDLWKRHFEEKGVTEPDHSSQYIIAHLLGAKTIEILEQKKLTEFLSQEKIEQMWKLCTRRLSRMPVQYVIEEWDFRDLTLKMRPPVFIPRPETEELVELVLSDLQMKQTDGDVQHTCLEVGCGSGAISLSLLYSLPQLTVIALDQSQDAVDLTRENALRLGLQDRLQIHHTDVLKDAETVLSLCNPVSVLVSNPPYLFSEDMTSLEPEILWFEDHTALDGGKDGLKVIKQILTLAPQILSNYGRVYLEVDPKHPPLIRQWVEVNVEELHYVEARHDITGRPRFCILQKKKSNKDHELDLD, encoded by the exons ATGTGGAGAAGATCGCTGCGCGCAGGCTACAGATGTTTTGGACGCAGGAGTGTTGGGCCAAAG GGATTTTGGGGCTCCCATGCAGTGCGTGCATGCAGCGCTCCAGCCTTCCCTGCAGGCAGGATCACAGCACTTCAGGCAGTGGACTTATGGAAGAGACACTTTGAGGAGAAAGGTGTCACTGAGCCCGACCACTCCAGCCAGTACATCATTGCTCATCTGCTCGGAGCTAAAACT ATAGAAATTCTTGAACAGAAGAAGTTAACAGAGTTTCTAAGCCAAGAAAAAATAGAGCAGATGTGGAAGCTCTGCACTAGACGCCTCTCCAG AATGCCTGTGCAGTATGTGATTGAGGAGTGGGACTTCAGAGATCTGACATTGAAGATGAGACCTCCTGTCTTCATACCACGACCTGAAACAGAG GAGTTGGTCGAACTTGTGCTGTCCGATCTGCAGATGAAGCAAACGGATGGAGACGTCCAGCATACATGCTTGGAAGTGGGATGTGGCTCTGGTGCCATTTCTCTCAGTCTGCTGTATAGTCTACCTCAG CTTACAGTCATTGCCTTGGATCAAAGCCAGGATGCGGTGGATTTAACAAGAGAGAATGCGTTAAG GTTGGGACTTCAGGACAGATTACAGATTCATCATACCGATGTCTTAAAAG aTGCAGAAACTGTGTTGAGCCTCTGCAACCCTGTTTCAGTTTTGGTCAGTAACCCTCCGTATCTGTTCTCAGAGGATATGACGTCACTGGAACCTGAAATTTTATG GTTTGAAGACCACACTGCTTTAGATGGAGGCAAAGATGGCTTGAAAGTGATCAAACAGATTTTGACGTTGGCTCCACAGATTCTATCAAATTATGG TCGTGTTTACTTGGAGGTGGACCCCAAACACCCCCCGCTCATTCGACAGTGGGTGGAGGTAAATGTGGAAGAGCTGCATTATGTGGAGGCACGACACGACATCACCGGCAG GCCACGATTCTGCATCCTTCAGAAAAAGAAGTCAAACAAGGACCACGAGCTGGATCTGGATTGA
- the nprl2 gene encoding GATOR complex protein NPRL2 encodes MMGMNTRIECIFFSEFHPTLGPKITYQVPEEYISRELFDTVQVYIITKPELQNKLITVTAMGKKLIGCPVCIEHKKYSRNALLFNLGLVCDAQTNTCALEPIVKKLSGYLTTLELESGFISTEESKQKLLPIMSTLLEELNATGACTLPIDESNTIHLKLIQMRKDPPIVQEYDVPVFTQCKDHFIKSQWDLTTQQILPYIDGFRHIQKISAEADVELNLVRIAVQNLLYYGVVTLVSIFQYSNVYCTTPKVQSLIDDKSIQEECLSYVTKQGQKRASLRDVFQLYCGLSPGTTVRDLCSRYSQQLQRVDERRLIQFGLMKSLIRRLQKYPVKVIRDERSRPPRLYTGCHSYDEICCKTGISYQELDERLENDPNIVVCWK; translated from the exons ATGATGGGCATGAACACACGAATAGAGTGTATATTCTTCAGTGAGTTTCACCCAACTCTGGGACCAAAAATAACGTATCAA GTCCCAGAAGAATATATTTCAAGGGAGCTCTTTGACACGGTCCAGGTTTACATCATTACCAAGCCAGAGcttcaaaataaattaataacagt CACTGCCATGGGCAAAAAGTTAATCGGGTGTCCTGTGTGCATCGAACATAAAAAGTATAGCCGAAACGCCCTCCTGTTCAACCTTGGCCTTGTTTGTGATGCCCAAACCAACACATGTGCCCTCGAGCCAATTGTCAAGAAGCTGTCTGGGTATCTCACTACTCTAGAG ctggaGAGTGGATTCATATCCACTGAGGAGAGCAAGCAGAAACTTCTACCCATTATGTCGACCTTGTTAGAAGAGCTTAATGCTACAGGAGCCTGCACCTTACCCATAG aTGAGTCTAACACCATCCACCTAAAGCTGATCCAGATGAGAAAGGATCCGCCGATTGTCCAGGAGTACGATGTGCCTGTCTTCACCCAGTGCAAAGACCACTTTATCAAATCTCAGTGGGATCTCACCACTCAACAG ATCCTCCCCTATATTGATGGATTTAGACACATCCAGAAGATCTCTGCTGAAGCAGATGTTGAGCTGAATCTTGTTCGTATCGCTGTGCAAAATCTCCT GTATTACGGTGTTGTGACCTTGGTGTCAATATTCCAG TACTCTAATGTGTACTGCACCACCCCCAAAGTCCAGAGCCTCATAGATGACAAGTCCATCCAGGAGGAGTGCCTCAGCTACGTCACTAAGCAGG GTCAGAAGCGCGCCAGTCTGAGAGACGTGTTCCAGCTGTACTGTGGTCTGAGTCCAGGAACCACAGTCCGTGACCTTTGTTCTCGCTACTCGCAGCAGCTTCAAAGAGTTGATGAGAG GAGGCTGATCCAGTTTGGACTGATGAAGTCTCTCATTCGACGGCTGCAGAAGTATCCGGTGAAGGTGATTCGCGATGAAAGGAGCAGGCCGCCTCGACTCTATACCGGTTGTCATAGTTATGATGAGATCTGCTGCAAAACAG GGATCAGCTACCAGGAGCTGGATGAACGTTTGGAAAATGATCCCAACATCGTTGTTTGctggaagtga
- the zmynd10 gene encoding zinc finger MYND domain-containing protein 10 produces the protein MDTSVLLPVEAEGFIQSLETFTLKEVGSTRWFRQHEYIEKLNMQAILNASAMHDEFIKELLVSYGKIPVLVHEMILVEVWKQKVFPILCQLQDFNPKNTFHLYMVIHHEATIINLLETIMFHKDSCEAADDSVLDLVDYCHRKLILLVSKTTREGAMTHDQHNLTGKTVESSTEELQIQSAALEFEITLKAVSVLRYITDHTDSISVINRMLCTHNMPCVLVQLIDCCPWSRCKAGEIEKYINGKWQKIPVEDHLKMTKLDGQVWISLHNLLLKEDCQRKYDFNSFNKSQLLKLRGFLTEVLIDQLPNLVELQRFLAHLAVTDPAPPKKELILEQIPEMWKNIVSENSGKWKAIAKYQAKETFNPSESDLRLQAQRLAQTYNLDVMESLIPERPKCGSCGKEAAKRCSRCQGEWYCHRECQVKHWPKHKKACQLMTEASEKIQRDLHINR, from the exons ATGGACACGTCAGTACTTTTACCTGTCGAAGCAGAGGGTTTTATTCAAAGTCTGGAAACTTTCACCCTCAAAGAAGTGGGCTCTACGAG GTGGTTCAGACAACATGAGTATATTGAGAAACTTAACATGCAAGCAATACTGAATGCTTCTGCCATGCATGATGAGTTCATCAAGGAGCTCTTGGTGTCATACGGAAAG ATACCTGTCCTGGTCCACGAGATGATCTTAGTTGAAGTGTGGAAGCAAAAAGTTTTCCCCATTTTATGTCAACTGCAGGACTTCAATCCAAAGAACACGTTTCATCTTTACATGGTG ATCCACCATGAAGCCACAATCATAAACCTACTTGAAACAATAATGTTTCATAAG gACTCATGTGAGGCAGCTGATGACTCTGTTCTGGACTTGGTGGATTACTGCCACCGCAAACTCATCCTGCTGGTCAGTAAAACCACCAGGGAGGGCGCTATGACTCATGACCAACACAACCTGACAGGCAAAACAGTTGAATCCTCTACAGAG GAGTTGCAGATTCAGAGTGCAGCTCTGGAGTTTGAGATCACCCTGAAGGCCGTATCTGTGCTGCGCTACATCACTGATCACACTGACAG TATCAGTGTTATCAATCGCATGCTATGCACCCATAACATGCCCTGTGTACTGGTCCAGCTGATTGACTGCTGTCCTTGGAGTCGCTGCAAAGCAG GTGAGATAGAAAAGTACATAAATGGCAAATGGCAGAAGATTCCTGTGGAGGACCATTTAAAGATGACAAAACTAGACGGGCAGGTCTGGATTTCCCTTCACAATCTGCTACTGAAGGAAGACTGCCAAAGGAAATACGACTTCAACAGTTTCAATAAGAGCCAGCTTCTAAAG CTCCGGGGTTTCTTGACAGAGGTGTTGATTGATCAGCTGCCAAACTTGGTGGAACTCCAGCGTTTCCTGGCTCATCTTGCAGTTACTGACCCTGCCCCTCCAAAAAAAGAGCTAATTTTGGAACAG ATCCctgaaatgtggaaaaacattGTGAGTGAGAATTCTGGCAAGTGGAAGGCAATAGCTAAGTATCAAGCCAAAGAAACTTTCAACCCATCTGAAAGTGATCTGAGACTACAGGCACAGAG gcTGGCCCAGACTTATAACTTGGATGTGATGGAGAGTTTAATCCCAGAGAGGCCCAAGTGTGGATCCTGTGGGAAAGAGGCTGCAAAGAGATGCTCTCGATGTCAGGGAGAATGGTACTGTCACAG AGAATGTCAGGTGAAGCACTGGCCAAAACACAAGAAAGCCTGCCAGCTTATGACAGAGGCCTCTGAGAAGATCCAGAGGGACCTGCACATCaacagatga
- the LOC137181375 gene encoding ras association domain-containing protein 1-like isoform X1 has translation MSLGEFIELRDLRPGKEKIELTGTRSPCSPPRLERTNALRISPGKVPDLLCRVGIIRVLSSSQDPQLPEEKGEGHNFQPCSHAQPTWCDLCGDFIWGLYKQSLRCVNCKFTCHYRCRALIQLDCSWDRGSVADHTCVVEHTIETDTNVDEQIDLGKQELTTADIQQKLKEYNAQINSNLFMNMNKDGSYTGFIKVQFKLARPVSVPQPKKGGHDTGARKPAGVKRRTSFYLPKDASKHLHISSRTSAREVIEALLKKFTVVDNPGKFALFERSERHDQVYLRKLPDVEHPLRLRLNAGPNEKVLSFVLKENETGEVNWHAFSMPELKNFLRILQREEEEHVKQIVQRYTLARIKMQEALAGSTPG, from the exons ATGTCTTTGGGGGAGTTCATCGAGCTCCGTGACCTTAGGCCCGGCAAAGAGAAGATAGAGCTGACTGGCACGCGCTCGCCATGCTCACCTCCTCGCCTGGAGAGAACCAACGCTCTGAGGATCAGCCCGGGGAAGGTCCCAGATCTGCTGTGCCGGGTGGGCATCATCAGAGTCCTGAGCAGCTCCCAAGACCCCCAGCTCCCAGAGGAGAAGGGAGAGGGACACAACTTCCAACCCTGCAGCCACGCTCAGCCCACGTGGTGTGACCTGTGCGGAGACTTTATCTGGGGCCTTTATAAGCAGAGCCTGCGGTGTGTCA ACTGTAAATTCACGTGCCACTACCGCTGTCGTGCCCTGATCCAGTTGGACTGCAGCTGGGACCGAGGATCTGTGGCTGACCACACATGTGTTGTCGAGCACACCATagaaacagacacaaatgtg GATGAACAAATTGATTTGGGGAAGCAGGAGTTGACAACTGCAGATATCCAGCAGAAGTTGAAGGAATACAACGCTCAAATCAACAGCAATCTGTTCATGAACAtg AACAAGGATGGTTCCTACACTGGCTTCATAAAGGTGCAGTTTAAGCTGGCGCGGCCAGTGTCGGTTCCACAGCCGAAGAAAGGAGGACACGACACTGGAGCGAGGAAGCCTGCTGGAGTGAAGCGCCGCACCTCTTTCTACCTGCCAAAGGACGCATCCAAGCACCTGCACATCAGCTCTCGCACTTCCGCTCGTGAAGTCATCGAGGCTTTGCTGAAAAAGTTTACTGTGGTGGACAATCCTGGCAAGTTTGCTCTGTTTGAGCGCAGCGAGCGTCATGACCAAG TTTATCTTCGTAAGCTGCCTGATGTTGAGCATCCCCTCCGCCTGCGTCTGAATGCCGGACCCAATGAGAAAGTCCTCAGTTTTGTTCTGAAAGAGAATGAAACTGGAGAAGTCAAT TGGCACGCCTTCTCCATGCCTGAGTTGAAGAACTTCCTGCGCATCCTGCAGCGTGAAGAAGAGGAGCACGTCAAGCAGATAGTGCAGCGATACACCCTGGCCCGCATTAAGATGCAGGAGGCTTTGGCTGGCTCCACTCCCGGCTGA
- the LOC137181375 gene encoding ras association domain-containing protein 1-like isoform X2, with product MTSEARSSDKTPSFEMTWGSSTSSGYCSEEDSDTEFEQYFTARTSFFPKSRKANVNVKKDEQIDLGKQELTTADIQQKLKEYNAQINSNLFMNMNKDGSYTGFIKVQFKLARPVSVPQPKKGGHDTGARKPAGVKRRTSFYLPKDASKHLHISSRTSAREVIEALLKKFTVVDNPGKFALFERSERHDQVYLRKLPDVEHPLRLRLNAGPNEKVLSFVLKENETGEVNWHAFSMPELKNFLRILQREEEEHVKQIVQRYTLARIKMQEALAGSTPG from the exons ATGACAAGCGAGGCGAGAAGCTCGGACAAAACTCCCTCCTTCGAGATGACCTGGGGCAGCTCCACCAGCAGCGGCTACTGCAGTGAGGAAGACTCGGACACCGAGTTTGAGCAGTACTTCACCGCCCGGACATCTTTCTTCCCCAAAAGCCGGAAAGCTAACGTGAATGTTAAGAAG GATGAACAAATTGATTTGGGGAAGCAGGAGTTGACAACTGCAGATATCCAGCAGAAGTTGAAGGAATACAACGCTCAAATCAACAGCAATCTGTTCATGAACAtg AACAAGGATGGTTCCTACACTGGCTTCATAAAGGTGCAGTTTAAGCTGGCGCGGCCAGTGTCGGTTCCACAGCCGAAGAAAGGAGGACACGACACTGGAGCGAGGAAGCCTGCTGGAGTGAAGCGCCGCACCTCTTTCTACCTGCCAAAGGACGCATCCAAGCACCTGCACATCAGCTCTCGCACTTCCGCTCGTGAAGTCATCGAGGCTTTGCTGAAAAAGTTTACTGTGGTGGACAATCCTGGCAAGTTTGCTCTGTTTGAGCGCAGCGAGCGTCATGACCAAG TTTATCTTCGTAAGCTGCCTGATGTTGAGCATCCCCTCCGCCTGCGTCTGAATGCCGGACCCAATGAGAAAGTCCTCAGTTTTGTTCTGAAAGAGAATGAAACTGGAGAAGTCAAT TGGCACGCCTTCTCCATGCCTGAGTTGAAGAACTTCCTGCGCATCCTGCAGCGTGAAGAAGAGGAGCACGTCAAGCAGATAGTGCAGCGATACACCCTGGCCCGCATTAAGATGCAGGAGGCTTTGGCTGGCTCCACTCCCGGCTGA
- the tusc2a gene encoding tumor suppressor 2, mitochondrial calcium regulator a, giving the protein MGGSGSKAKGVWPFSGSGAGGDSATDGNEQSLARLKGSRNATPFVFTRRSSLYYDEDGDLAHEFYEETVVTKNGRKKSKLKRIQKNLIPQGIVKLDHPCIHVDFPIVLCEV; this is encoded by the exons ATGGGAGGAAGTGGATCCAAAGCCAAAGGTGTCTGGCCTTTCTCAGGCAGTGGAGCTGGAGGCGACTCTGCCACTGATGGGAACGAGCAGTCTTTGGCCCGGCTCAAAGGTTCCAGAAACGCAACACCATTTGTATTTACCAGGCGGAG tTCTTTGTATTACGACGAGGACGGTGACCTCGCCCATGAATTCTATGAAGAGACGGTGGTGACAAAAAACGGCAGGAAAAAGTCCAAGTTGAAGAGGATTCAGAAAAATCTGATTCCACAG GGCATCGTGAAGCTCGACCACCCGTGTATTCATGTGGATTTCCCCATCGTCCTCTGTGAGGTGTGA